The segment GACACTTTTGACTAATGGCATTCTTTAAAGGTTTGCCTTATTGCACTTGGTGTCAACACCATCTGTCTCATGTTGGAATTCACTGAAGGAGTGAAGGACCTAATAATGGTGTAATTATCAGTGAGCgtaagtcagtttttttttccgcttATATTCTGTCTTTTGAAGGGGACATATGatagaaaaaaattacttttttaattgcttttatacACATCGTTGGGCCTTTAGACTGCCTGCCCACCATCACATGTGAATTGTGAGctgccaccattctgcatggccatgcagctgaacaaaaacaaaacgcttaaacaaaaaaagttatcacgaacacaacactaagatacagtgtgcgagacagtcaacagcgtggacgagactggcgagacacaatgagggaagatgctgggtgaggttgcaatgatgcgcagccaatcagctcacgggataaatccactcgtgctatCATTGgtcgccgggaaccaatcacacgccttgtatgagtgcccgtggcatgaacagtacagtacaggcatgtacaaagcctctgagtcaactcatctctttgtttgtttgtttgttcatctcTCGTGcataaacatgaaacaatgcgtctttccgcaatatggctgctgatatggctgtattttgaaatttttattttttgattaattattattatttttttgatgaatatttgggaaaaacccgcgaagcactgaagccgcaaaacgtgaagcgcgaagtggcgagggaacactgtaaatCCAACTTCACAACTGGGAATAAACGTTTTTAGGAAGAGTCCTTAATGCTTTATTTAGAGGCACGATATATAATTGCTATGTAACTTAAATGATGTAATACACAATGAAAGATTGATACAAAAACTACTATGCaacaaatcctgaaaaatacaaatggtAAAATTCACACATTTTAACAATACGTAGTATATGTTTATGTGCACTGTAGTTTGTAAGATGAACTACGATACAGTATATTCTGCAGAAAAGGGATGatgtactttgtttttctttttaaggttGAAGAGCCAGATTCTTAGTAGTGATATTGTTCTTCAAAATCTGAAGTGGACATCTTCCGGCTCATCTGGACACCATGAACACTTCTGCCCTACTGCCCTCTAACGACACGCCGCTCTGCTACAGGATTAACAATCCTCCTTTTAAGTATGTGCCCACCATTGCCTCAGCCTACTTCTCTTCCATCTTCAGCGTGTTGGGTATCACCTCCAACCTCATCGCCTTTGTGGTTCTAATCAAGTCGTTCCAGCGGACTCACAGCAGCTCTCGCTCTTCCTTCCTCATCTTCCTGGGCGGCCTGGTGATCACTGACTTCATGGGTCTGGTGGTCACAGGCAGCATTGTGGTCTCCTTTCATGTGACGCACTTCAACTGGCGCAATTTGGACCCACACTGCCACTTCTGCAACTTCATGGGCATGTCCATGGTCTTCTACGGACTATGTCCGCTGCTGCTCGGTGCGGCTATGGCTCTGGAGCGCTTCATTGGCATCACCCGTCCATTTGCACGCACCACCACTCTGCCCAGGAGGCGAACGGTCTTCATGTTGTTGCTGGTGTGGTTCTTTGCCGGCTGCATAGCGTTGTTGCCTCTGACAGGAGTCGGGAGCTACCACATGCAGATGCCCGGCTCCTGGTGTTTTTTCAACATTAGCTCAGAGGGCAATGACCTGACCTTTTCTGTGCTCTTCTCCATGGTCGGGTTGACGTGCATCGCTGTGTCTTTTGTGTTGAACACGGTGACTGTTGTGACGCTGATCAAGGTGTGCTGTGGACAGGATAAGATGCAACGTCCCCGAGATCAGGAAGTGGAAATGATGGTGCAGCTCATCCTGATCATGGCCATCGCTTCCATCTGCTGGTGCCCGATGCTAGTAAGTCTCTTTACTTGTTTGGGTGGGAGTGTGAAATATACAGTAACAGCAATTATTTACACGTGAGTTACATTTTCTCCCCAAATTATGAGAACTGGCCAATTATTAAATAAGAAGAGAACACCTGTTTCATAACAGAAGGCATACTTTCAAGACAATTATCCAAGGAAAATTTTGCACAGTAAATGCTATGTCATTGCCCATAAAAGGACACAGGACAGCAAAGGAAGGTTATATAATAAGAGACTCAGAATAGCAATCGTCCTATGTCACATCTGAAAGGCATCTAAAGCATTCTGCACCCTATTCtgacatttttatcttttacttttttatcaGCGCTGCCTTAATGAAGCATCATGCCAGCCTAAGAGATTTTACTGTCTTCATGCTTCATTTCCCCACAGCAATGCAAAATTCCTTATGAGCTGAACTAAAAGCCTGCAGATCATCTGAGGGGACTTTAACACTCTAGTTGACATTTGGTGTACAACAGGGACAAAACCAGCATCCTCAAATGGACAACTACTGTAAAATGTACGTCTTGTCGGTCTCCATGGTGATATCAGAAATCAGCAAATTGTAAAAGCTGAAAGCAAATGCTTCCATAGAAGGAGGTGATGGCCGGTTGATCCAGTACATACAATGACAGAGAACTGTCTGACCACTATGTTTTGGACCTTTTGCATTTGGAGTGGAAATGAGATATTAAATTACAGCGTACACAAATGTTACATGTCTGTCATGGCTGCTTATAGCATTCTTTTTCACTTTCttaacatgggaaaaaaaatcatatttcctTGCCGCTAGCCGATGCTGAAAAAGTAGTGCATACGTTTGTCACCCCGAGCATGGATTATTGTTACTCTCTGCTCCAGCAAGTCGTTAAAGACTGTCCAGCTTTTTCAAAATGCTGCTGCCCAAGTGGTGACAAGAATGAGAAGAAGAGATCATATTTCCCCAGTGCTAGCTTTACTGCATTggcttcctaaaaaaaattctaatttgatttgaattttaaaaatcctTCTTTTCACTTACAACGCACAAACATTTTCAGGCACCATCATACCTTAAACAGCTCGTGTTGCATTTTCAACCTTCTCAGAATATACAAAAATAGAACGGGAGGTAGAACTTTTAGAAATTTGGCTCCTCTCCTATGAAATAATCCTCCAGATCTGTTCCAAAAGACGGACACTCTCACTAtttatgaagaagaagaagaatcatcttttatggtcatgaacatgcatgcatgcacacaaaatttgttctctgcatttaacccatcacagtgaacacatacacatgttagtggaacacactggagcagggggcagctgaagcgcccggggagcatttcggggtatcagtgtcttgctcaaggacaccacagccattagtccgggggatgttggcggatggtccagtcggggtcttgaacctaggtcccccacggtggcaggtgatgatcttaatCATTGGGCCATGGCTGCCCAAGAGAAAACTTAAATCGTTACTCTTTGATAatactattattactattactatgaTTTTATATTGCCAGGTTgtgttatttctatttgcttcCTATTCGGTGTCTATCTCTCTGCCTACTAGTACAATTTTGCTAAGTCAACTATAAGTCGACAATAGTAATAAAAGGACAATATGTACAACGCTGGTTTTCACTGTTTGGTTACAAGACTAACCTCGCAAGTGCCAGCATCATTCTTCCTCTGCATTTGTCGTTAGTCAATTAACATCATAGTTAATGATGAGTATaagttattattttatattttattttaacagcgGTAAGTTCATCTCATTCTtaaatgacagttaagaatCTTAAAAAGTCTTCTATTCTCCTTCTTCACTTCCCGAAGCACGTCCATCACTCGACATCAAAGATAAGGTTGCGACCAactcatttttatatttgtatgtaaaGAACGTTAATgttaaaacattgcctttacatttcaacaatgaGTACAATATGGTGATatatgatttctttttaaatgtttctgtcataaaaccatttaatatatttaaactACCAAAAGATGCAAAAGTCACATTCTGCATACTGCATCTGCATTTATATGAATTTTTCAACGTTTATAATAACTAAATGCACAACAAACAATATGGGTGTGATGTTTATTGGCCCACTAAATGAAATACTGTTCTGCAGCCCGGTCTAACCATGGTTGTGTGATACCTTGCACAGATTTATATTCTGGTGAACTCTTCGACTGAGGAAGCTGTAAAAGATGAAAGTGTTTTGTTGTACATACGCTTGGCCACCTGCAATCAGATATTTGACCCCTGGATATACATCATGTGTCACGTTTCCCGAATAAGGCGAgtgaaatgtgaatgtgaaaaggTGATACGACTCACATAGtttcaccatcatcatcaatcaCCCCTCTTAACGTCGGCCTGTGAGCTCCAGAAAG is part of the Phyllopteryx taeniolatus isolate TA_2022b chromosome 7, UOR_Ptae_1.2, whole genome shotgun sequence genome and harbors:
- the tbxa2r gene encoding thromboxane A2 receptor isoform X1 — its product is MNTSALLPSNDTPLCYRINNPPFKYVPTIASAYFSSIFSVLGITSNLIAFVVLIKSFQRTHSSSRSSFLIFLGGLVITDFMGLVVTGSIVVSFHVTHFNWRNLDPHCHFCNFMGMSMVFYGLCPLLLGAAMALERFIGITRPFARTTTLPRRRTVFMLLLVWFFAGCIALLPLTGVGSYHMQMPGSWCFFNISSEGNDLTFSVLFSMVGLTCIAVSFVLNTVTVVTLIKVCCGQDKMQRPRDQEVEMMVQLILIMAIASICWCPMLVFIAQTVLSGRPLQVIYLLLWLRFASWNQILDPWVYILFRRAVLQRVHPRMDWSRWSQWSQWSTLNQSFRNTVHRLTHSSSLGRPLSSDETGQNEQLNETLNTL
- the tbxa2r gene encoding thromboxane A2 receptor isoform X5, which translates into the protein MNTSALLPSNDTPLCYRINNPPFKYVPTIASAYFSSIFSVLGITSNLIAFVVLIKSFQRTHSSSRSSFLIFLGGLVITDFMGLVVTGSIVVSFHVTHFNWRNLDPHCHFCNFMGMSMVFYGLCPLLLGAAMALERFIGITRPFARTTTLPRRRTVFMLLLDKMQRPRDQEVEMMVQLILIMAIASICWCPMLIYILVNSSTEEAVKDESVLLYIRLATCNQIFDPWIYIMCHVSRIRSLLHKLC
- the tbxa2r gene encoding thromboxane A2 receptor isoform X2; translation: MNTSALLPSNDTPLCYRINNPPFKYVPTIASAYFSSIFSVLGITSNLIAFVVLIKSFQRTHSSSRSSFLIFLGGLVITDFMGLVVTGSIVVSFHVTHFNWRNLDPHCHFCNFMGMSMVFYGLCPLLLGAAMALERFIGITRPFARTTTLPRRRTVFMLLLVWFFAGCIALLPLTGVGSYHMQMPGSWCFFNISSEGNDLTFSVLFSMDKMQRPRDQEVEMMVQLILIMAIASICWCPMLVFIAQTVLSGRPLQVIYLLLWLRFASWNQILDPWVYILFRRAVLQRVHPRMDWSRWSQWSQWSTLNQSFRNTVHRLTHSSSLGRPLSSDETGQNEQLNETLNTL
- the tbxa2r gene encoding thromboxane A2 receptor isoform X3, which produces MNTSALLPSNDTPLCYRINNPPFKYVPTIASAYFSSIFSVLGITSNLIAFVVLIKSFQRTHSSSRSSFLIFLGGLVITDFMGLVVTGSIVVSFHVTHFNWRNLDPHCHFCNFMGMSMVFYGLCPLLLGAAMALERFIGITRPFARTTTLPRRRTVFMLLLVWFFAGCIALLPLTGVGSYHMQMPGSWCFFNISSEGNDLTFSVLFSMVGLTCIAVSFVLNTVTVVTLIKVCCGQDKMQRPRDQEVEMMVQLILIMAIASICWCPMLIYILVNSSTEEAVKDESVLLYIRLATCNQIFDPWIYIMCHVSRIRSLLHKLC
- the tbxa2r gene encoding thromboxane A2 receptor isoform X4, with amino-acid sequence MNTSALLPSNDTPLCYRINNPPFKYVPTIASAYFSSIFSVLGITSNLIAFVVLIKSFQRTHSSSRSSFLIFLGGLVITDFMGLVVTGSIVVSFHVTHFNWRNLDPHCHFCNFMGMSMVFYGLCPLLLGAAMALERFIGITRPFARTTTLPRRRTVFMLLLDKMQRPRDQEVEMMVQLILIMAIASICWCPMLVFIAQTVLSGRPLQVIYLLLWLRFASWNQILDPWVYILFRRAVLQRVHPRMDWSRWSQWSQWSTLNQSFRNTVHRLTHSSSLGRPLSSDETGQNEQLNETLNTL